The Syntrophorhabdaceae bacterium genome includes a region encoding these proteins:
- the pssA gene encoding CDP-diacylglycerol--serine O-phosphatidyltransferase → MKGAWIPNTLTLGNLACGFVSIVYAGFGTWEGKIVAAVLILLAALLDGLDGQVARRLGVEGPMGKELDSLADCVTFGVSPAYLTYKTYLSGITLTLGAHPFDLGILIAVAFPVCAAYRLARFNVKSSPGPFTGLPSPIAGSLAALAPLTIPAEAVPVPLFAAFFLFIGFLMVSTVSYSKPQSVLLKNIQGLKLAGLVVLMILLVLRFRFRIILLAILLYVLSGLVSYVVKVIENRRY, encoded by the coding sequence TTGAAAGGCGCCTGGATACCGAACACTCTTACCCTCGGAAACCTTGCCTGCGGGTTCGTCTCGATCGTGTATGCGGGCTTCGGCACATGGGAAGGGAAGATCGTGGCCGCGGTGCTCATTCTGCTCGCGGCACTCCTCGACGGGCTCGACGGCCAGGTGGCGCGAAGGCTGGGAGTGGAGGGGCCCATGGGGAAAGAGCTCGATTCCCTCGCGGACTGCGTTACCTTTGGGGTCTCCCCCGCCTACCTCACCTATAAGACATATCTGTCGGGCATCACCTTGACGTTAGGCGCTCATCCATTCGACCTGGGAATTCTCATCGCGGTTGCATTTCCGGTATGCGCGGCCTACCGTCTCGCCCGGTTTAACGTAAAATCGTCCCCCGGCCCTTTTACCGGCCTCCCCTCTCCGATTGCCGGAAGCCTGGCGGCACTCGCCCCCCTCACTATTCCGGCCGAAGCCGTCCCTGTGCCGCTCTTCGCCGCCTTCTTTCTTTTTATCGGATTTCTCATGGTCTCCACCGTGAGTTATTCGAAGCCCCAGTCCGTTCTCTTGAAGAACATCCAAGGCCTCAAGTTGGCGGGCCTCGTAGTGCTGATGATCCTGCTGGTCCTCAGGTTCCGGTTCCGGATCATACTCCTCGCCATCCTTCTCTACGTGCTCTCCGGCCTTGTCAGCTACGTGGTGAAAGTCATCGAAAACCGAAGGTACTGA